The Caulobacter vibrioides sequence TGAAGGGCAACTGGGTGGCGACGAACACCAGGGCCAGCGGCAGCAGGGCCAGACGGAACTTGACCCAGGTGTCGGTGTCCTGGGTGTTGCGGACCACCTCGTTGGCGATGGCCACGAAGGCGAAATAGCCGCCGTAGCGTAGCGTGAGCGTGCGCCACGCCGCCTCAGGCAGATGCAGGGCCTCGCCCATGATCACCTTCAGAGGCTGGCGTTTCATCAGCACGCCGCCGATCAGGAAGCTGGCGAGCGCCAGGTTGATCACCGTCACCTTGATCTTCACGAACACGTCGGATTGGAAGATCAGGCCCAAGGCCCCGAAAATCAGCGCCATGCCGCCGAAGAACAACGGCAGCATGGCCAGCCGCCGCTCGACCGCATAGCCGATCGCCAGGGCGGCGGCCGAAGCGGCGACAAGAACCCAGGTCGCGGTCTGGAAGTCCTTGGTGACGAAATAGGCCACGCCGAAGGCGATCGCCGCGCCGTAGTCGACGACCGTCCGCA is a genomic window containing:
- a CDS encoding inner membrane-spanning protein YciB, which codes for MSEASPKDDHEAKRPKNGWVRTVVDYGAAIAFGVAYFVTKDFQTATWVLVAASAAALAIGYAVERRLAMLPLFFGGMALIFGALGLIFQSDVFVKIKVTVINLALASFLIGGVLMKRQPLKVIMGEALHLPEAAWRTLTLRYGGYFAFVAIANEVVRNTQDTDTWVKFRLALLPLALVFVATQLPFMMKHMAKGDDPKGAEPPDAGF